A single genomic interval of Electrophorus electricus isolate fEleEle1 chromosome 4, fEleEle1.pri, whole genome shotgun sequence harbors:
- the rbm7 gene encoding RNA-binding protein 7: protein MGIADEADRTLFVGNLDPQVTEELLFELFLQAGPLIKVKIPKDNEGKSKQFAFVNFKHEVSVPYSMNLLNGIRLFGRQLNIQYRAGSSHINQEGKSPANSQNPSPANTPTHRGGRYDRTPEQMGSPSYSPPQHFQRSFSSPDSLQRQALINNMWQVQMQQLQQLNGVFALGMQQHQQQFRGGVCSPWQQDSSAHRGQRHTQQQDSGGHHGREHRHNSNDRHHRDGQRGESHHHDDRSVSRNRDYPPDRHRDSREGRDGRWKRH from the exons ATGGGGATAGCCGATGAAGCAGATCGGACTCTTTTTGTTGGTAACTTGGATCCCCAAGTAACCGAAGAGCTTTTGTTCGAGTTATTTTTACAG GCTGGTCCTTTGATCAAAGTAAAAATCCCAAAGGACAACGAGGGGAAATCCAAACAGTTTGCCTTTGTGAACTTTAAACATGAAGTCTCTGTCCCGTATAGCATGAACCTGCTTAACGGAATCCGGCTTTTTGGAAGGCAGCTAAACATACAATACAGAGCAG GCAGCAGTCATATTAATCAAGAGGGCAAAAGTCCTGCAAATTCCCAGAATCCAAGTCCAGCAAACACACCTACTCATCGCGGTGGCAG ATATGACAGGACTCCAGAGCAGATGGGCTCTCCATCATACTCCCCACCTCAACACTTCCAGAGGTCCTTTTCTTcaccagacagtctgcagaggCAAGCTCTG ataAACAACATGTGGCAGGTCCAgatgcagcagctgcagcagctgaatGGAGTGTTCGCTCTTGGCATGCAGCAGCATCAGCAGCAGTTCAGGGGTGGGGTCTGTAGCCCATGGCAACAGGACAGCTCCGCCCACAGGGGCCAACGCCACACCCAACAGCAAGACAGCGGTGGCCATCATGGCCGGGAGCACCGGCACAACAGCAATGACCGTCATCACCGCGATGGCCAGCGAGGCGAGTCCCATCACCATGACGACCGGAGCGTCAGCCGGAATAGAGACTACCccccagacagacacagagactctAGAGAAGGCAGAGATGGACGCTGGAAACGACACTGA
- the barx2 gene encoding homeobox protein BarH-like 2, with translation MHCQAELRPANAGQLKAARRRYKTFMIDEILSKETCDYFEKLSLYSVCPSLLVRPKPLHTCSGPSSLRAYPLLSVITRQPPGSVPQLAEASPPGRVTHLPLLSPQHPGAGEPVTSETPVSISSESEAELSGPRPKKPRRSRTIFTELQLMGLEKKFQKQKYLSTPDRLDLAQSLGLTQLQVKTWYQNRRMKWKKMVLKGGHEAPTKPKGRPKKNSIPTTEEIEAEERRLAQLAAEERQRMEVRAEARTQLQTHGEAFLPQSQDLSTSSRLSEPLLALSLETPGQDQALQLTPDAVTAS, from the exons ATGCACTGCCAAGCCGAGTTAAGACCTGCCAACGCCGGGCAACTCAAAGCAGCCAGACGTCGGTACAAGACTTTCATGATTGATGAAATTCTTTCCAAGGAAACTTGTGATTACTTCGAGAAACTTTCTCTTTACTCGGTGTGCCCTTCTCTGCTAGTACGACCAAAACCGCTGCACACGTGCTCTG GCCCTTCGTCACTCAGGGCATACCCCCTACTGTCCGTCATCACCCGCCAGCCTCCGGGCAGCGTGCCCCAGCTCGCTGAGGCCTCTCCGCCTGGCCGGGTCACCCATTTACCCCTGCTGTCGCCCCAGCACCCAGGGGCCGGAGAGCCGGTGACCAGCGAGACTCCCGTCAGCATCAGCAGCGAGTCAGAGGCGGAGCTTAGTGGGCCCCGCCCAAAGAAGCCCCGCCGCAGTCGCACAATCTTCACCGAGCTGCAGCTCATGGGTCTGGAGAAGAAGTTTCAGAAGCAGAAGTATCTTTCCACGCCAGACAG ATTGGACCTGGCTCAGTCTCTGGGACTCACTCAGCTCCAAGTCAAGACCTGGTATCAGAACAGACGCATGAAATGGAAGAAAATG gtgCTGAAAGGAGGGCATGAGGCCCCCACCAAACCCAAAGGCCGGCCCAAGAAGAACTCCATCCCCACCACGGAGGAGATCGAGGCAGAGGAGCGGCGACTGGCACAGTTGGCTGCAGAGGAGAGGCAGCGCATGGAGGTGCGGGCGGAGGCCCGGACACAGCTACAAACCCATGGGGAAGCCTTCCTGCCACAATCTCAGGACCTGAGCACCAGTAGCAGACTGAGCGAGCCTCTTCTGGCCCTGTCCCTGGAGACTCCAGGCCAGGACCAGGCCCTGCAGTTAACGCCAGACGCCGTGACAGCGAGCTAA